In Bacillus weihaiensis, the genomic stretch CGTCTTCAGGTCCACCATATCATCGAGCCAAAGCACCTCTGATACTCCATCAATCTGTTCTAGCTTTTGTTTATAAGCCAGTGCCTCTTGAATCGTGACATCCTTTACCATGACCCTGGTATCTGGAACATCACCGGTAAACTCTTCTTCCATGATGTCCATCGCACGTGTTGATTGCGCATCCTCCGGCAAATAGTCCACCATATTGTAATTAACTGAAACAAAAAACTGTGCCACAATAGATAGCACCGTTGCAATAACAAAAATCAGTAGAACAGCTTTTTTATGTTTAATAACTTTTGAGGCAATGCTATTCATGTTCGACCCTCGCTTTGGTAGGTTTTATGACGTTGCCCGGCGAATAGTGTAGTTGACGTTGCATCAATCATAATTATTTTTCTCCCTCACTTGTATGTATCCGATTTTCTCCTTTATCATTATAATAAACACCGTGTTGGATATTCAACAAACAGTTGTGTTTCTAATGTTCTCTATCCAACATAACACATACTTGTGTTGGATAACGGAAAATTCATTCATAATGAAAGGGTTTTATCAAATGAGCTCAAAAATGGACCGCAGAAAAAAATATACGCAAATGGTTTTAAAAGAAAGCTTACTTTCTCTATTAAAGGAAAAACCAATCTCAAACATTACCATTAAAGAAATCTGTGAGCACGCAGACATCAATCGTTCCACCTATTATGCCCACTATTCAAGTCAGTACGACCTGCTTAATACAATTGAAGAGGAGTTTATCAATGATTTGGTTAACACACTCAGTCAATATAATTTCAGCAAGGAAGCTGAGTCCTTTCAAATGACTGAAAAGCTATTTGACAATATTGCAAAGAATCATGAAATATGCCAAATTCTTCTCAGCGAAAATACGGACAGCCACTTTCATAAAAAGGGAATGGCGATTGCCCAGCAGTTCATCTTTACTAACCTGAACAACGAAAACAAGCTGGATCAAGAAACTTACGAATACATCAATCTCTTCTTAGTTTCTGGCACCATTCATGTTATCAAGCAGTGGCTAGAGAATGGGCAAAACAAAACGTCGAGGGAGCTGGCTGAGGTTTTACATGCGTTTATCAATAGGGGATTAAAAAGCATGATTTAAGAGGGAGCTCGGAAGGAAAGATGAGTTCATTAAGGTCATTGAGTACAAGATAAACATGGAAACCTTTATGCATAAGAAGGTTTCCACACTATATAAGGTGAAGGGGTAAGCTATTCGTTTCTTTCTTCTACTTTACTTAAAGCAGCTTTTATTGCATCATCAACTTTTACATCCTTACTCCTATCATGTTCATACACATAGAAAATAAATATATTGTCAATTTTATAGACATTATAGGAAACAAGATTCATTGTGGCTGTTTTATGATGGAAGTCTTCTAAACCTTTTTCTCTTTCTTCCACTGAATGATAGATATAAACGGATAACAACTTTCCTTCTAGTTCATAAGAAGAAGGATAGACTCCATTTAGTTTCATTTGAAAAATTCGATTATTGTTCAAGTTTTCATTTTCTTCCATATCTAATTGTTGATCTTCAAAGGAAGATACAACTTCATCCAATGTAATCACATCAAGATGTGCTGATTGGCAAGATGTTAATAGAAAAACTGTTAATACTAGAAAGAGAGTTATCTTTTTCAACTTATCACCTCCTACTTTATTAGACGTAGGATTCGAAAGTAGGTTTCCTCTTCCCTCACTTGTTTCCACTACAAGGTTACTTAGGCTTGATAAAAATAAAAATCCGAACGATCTTGGAACTCTAGTAGAGAGGCATATATTGTTCATAATTAATTACTACATTTGCGTCCAAAGATACCTCCTATTGATTTAATTTATAAATATGTAACAAATCATCTTTAGACTTAATTAATGCGGTATCACTGTCTTGTAAAGAAAAACTAAAAATAATAGTCCCATCTTGCTGATAATAAACTCTGTCGGTGTAACCCAATTCAAGAAATTTTCTAGGATTTGCTTTTATTTTATCCTTAAAATCAGTTGAGTAGGTCTCTAGTGAAATTCCTGTATTTTGTAGATTGCTCTCGTGTAAAAAGGATATAAAATCATATAATTCAGTTAGTTTCTTAGCTGAATCTACATTTTTTTCAATATCGACAATTTGAATATAAGGAAAAATCTGATCATTATACTCTTTCAGCGCGTAAGATAATTTTTGTTCCTGTTTATCAATGATTTCTTGATTTAGTAAGTCTTTTTTTACAGAAAATGAAAACTCATACCACACGTCGTTATTAAAAATGGTTTTCATTTGATTCTGAACAAGTTCATCAGCCTCTCTTTTCCACTTATTCGCCAAATAGTTTTCTGTCAATTCCATCTCACTCTCAACAGCAGCACTCACACTGAAAATCAACTCTTCTTCATCAGAGGGAAACATCTCTGCAGAAACTAAAATGGGACCGCCCAAATACTTTGCTCCCTTGGAAATCTTTTTAATTTCAAAGGACCTTTCATATTTTGTCTGCAGATGGTTTTTGAAATAGCTTTCATAATTATCAAGAACTTTTTGTTCCTCCTTGCTTCCTGTGCATCCACTTAGAATGAATATTCCAATGAGTCCTAACAGTAGTTTCATCTTTCTAATCAGATCTCACCCCTTCCTGGAAAAAATTACTCGTACCAAACGTTAATACTTTCAACTAGATGTTTCTTTATCGGATCTATAAAGAAATCCAAGATTCTTCTTTTTTCCGGTCTTAATGTCTACACTGGCCACTGGCGTCATTCCTGGCATAAAAGTCAAGCAGATGCTGAAATAACCATGAACTTAGAATTACATCGATTTTATTACCTGTATGATTGAATATGTAATTCCAGATAATGT encodes the following:
- a CDS encoding TetR/AcrR family transcriptional regulator: MSSKMDRRKKYTQMVLKESLLSLLKEKPISNITIKEICEHADINRSTYYAHYSSQYDLLNTIEEEFINDLVNTLSQYNFSKEAESFQMTEKLFDNIAKNHEICQILLSENTDSHFHKKGMAIAQQFIFTNLNNENKLDQETYEYINLFLVSGTIHVIKQWLENGQNKTSRELAEVLHAFINRGLKSMI